In Polaribacter sp. Hel_I_88, the following proteins share a genomic window:
- the guaB gene encoding IMP dehydrogenase has product MIAHANKILGEGLTYDDVLLVPAFSQVLPREVSIQTKFTRNITINVPIASAAMDTVTESALAIAIAREGGIGVLHKNMTIEQQAQEVRKVKRAESGMILDPVTLPLTAKVLDAKAFMKEHGIGGIPIVDDHGTLKGIVTNRDLRFEHDNSRPIVEVMTSENLVTADVGTSLNDAEKILQNYKIEKLLIVDEDYKLKGLITFRDITKVTQKPIANKDSFGRLRVAAALGVTPDAVDRAEALVNAGVDAVIIDTAHGHTEGVVKVLQLVKEKFPELDVVVGNIATAQAAQYLVAAGADAVKVGIGPGSICTTRVVAGVGYPQFSAVLEVAHAIKGSGVPVIADGGIRYTGDIPKAIAAGADCVMLGSLLAGTKESPGETIIYEGRKFKSYRGMGSVEAMKHGSKDRYFQDVEDDIKKLVPEGIVGRVPYKGELFESIHQFVGGLRAGMGYCGAKDIETLKETGQFIRITASGINESHPHDVAITKEAPNYSRR; this is encoded by the coding sequence ATGATAGCACACGCAAACAAAATTTTAGGAGAAGGACTTACATACGATGATGTTCTTTTAGTTCCAGCTTTTTCTCAAGTACTTCCAAGAGAAGTAAGCATTCAAACAAAATTTACCAGAAATATCACGATTAATGTTCCTATAGCTTCTGCAGCTATGGATACTGTTACAGAATCTGCTTTGGCAATTGCCATTGCTAGAGAAGGTGGTATTGGTGTTTTACACAAAAACATGACGATTGAGCAACAAGCGCAAGAAGTTAGAAAAGTAAAACGTGCAGAAAGTGGAATGATTCTAGATCCTGTAACATTGCCTTTAACTGCAAAAGTATTGGATGCAAAAGCATTTATGAAAGAGCATGGAATAGGTGGAATTCCGATTGTGGATGATCATGGAACTCTAAAAGGAATTGTTACTAACAGAGATTTACGTTTTGAACATGACAATAGCAGACCTATTGTTGAGGTAATGACCAGTGAAAATTTAGTGACTGCAGATGTTGGTACATCTTTAAATGATGCCGAAAAAATTCTTCAGAATTATAAAATAGAAAAACTTTTAATTGTTGATGAAGATTATAAGCTAAAAGGATTAATTACGTTTAGAGACATCACAAAAGTTACCCAAAAACCAATTGCTAATAAAGATTCTTTTGGTAGGTTAAGAGTTGCAGCAGCTTTGGGTGTAACTCCAGATGCTGTGGATAGAGCAGAAGCTTTAGTAAATGCTGGTGTAGATGCTGTAATTATTGATACAGCTCATGGTCATACAGAAGGGGTTGTAAAAGTATTGCAATTAGTAAAAGAAAAGTTTCCAGAATTAGATGTTGTTGTTGGAAATATTGCAACAGCACAAGCTGCTCAATATTTAGTTGCTGCTGGTGCAGATGCTGTAAAAGTAGGAATTGGACCAGGTTCTATTTGTACAACTAGAGTTGTTGCAGGAGTTGGGTATCCTCAATTTTCAGCGGTTTTAGAAGTAGCACATGCTATTAAAGGTAGTGGAGTTCCAGTTATTGCAGATGGTGGAATTCGTTATACAGGAGATATTCCTAAAGCAATTGCTGCAGGTGCAGATTGTGTAATGTTAGGATCGCTTTTAGCAGGTACTAAAGAATCTCCAGGAGAAACGATTATTTACGAAGGAAGAAAGTTCAAATCTTATAGAGGAATGGGTTCTGTAGAAGCAATGAAACATGGTTCTAAAGACAGATACTTCCAAGATGTAGAAGATGATATTAAAAAATTAGTTCCTGAAGGAATTGTTGGTAGGGTACCTTATAAAGGAGAATTGTTTGAAAGTATTCATCAGTTTGTTGGTGGTTTAAGAGCAGGAATGGGTTATTGTGGAGCTAAAGATATTGAGACTTTAAAAGAAACAGGACAATTTATAAGAATTACAGCAAGCGGTATTAACGAAAGTCATCCACATGATGTAGCCATTACTAAAGAAGCGCCAAATTATAGTAGAAGGTAA
- a CDS encoding TonB-dependent receptor translates to MKKGILVLSALCTLAISAQEKKKKEVTLDSIQKLDEVIISTTAIFGNKYVAKNRTGSAYYLSPKELQKFGFTDVNRALRTVPGVSIYEEDGFGLRPNISLRGTSPERSSKITLMEDGILIAPAPYSASSAYYFPTIARMEAVEVLKGSSQVQYGPFTTGGAINMISSQIPTEFGGQVRASFGSFNSSQLHAKVGGGNETFGYMVEYLNYGSDGFKTLPSGKDTGFDKNDVVAKFGVNLFPNARVKQSLEFKFQYSDEVGNETYLGLSEADFNENPFARYASSDADKMTTDHTQYAITHKADFSKNIRLTTTAYRNNFARNWYKLNDVTFNGDTQSIANILENPTSLPNHFNIVNGSVNSGADAIGIKANNRKYYSQGIQSKLDYHWYKGDAFHDIEVGFRFHYDEEDRFQWVDKYSISDAGVLALTTAGVPGTDANRITSANAFASFITYKLKYNNWTFTPGVRYENITLKREDFGKSDVNRTGVNLAERENSVDVFIPGMGTNYRFNNDFSIFGGIHKGFSPPGNQEGQEPEESINYELGTRFNIAGISGEFVGFFNDYSNLLGSDLAATGGTGSLDQFNAGEVNVNGIELLLNYNFAKADAKIALPLSFGYTFTNTEFQNSFGSDDGLWGTVTVGDELPYIPKHQFNVGFSLEHTAFEINFNGRYNGEFRTLAGAGAIPNNEKVASNFIVDVSGKYYVTKQLHLTANIINLLDETYAASRVPAGLRPGHPFGIYGGLEFRF, encoded by the coding sequence ATGAAGAAAGGTATTCTTGTACTTTCAGCCTTATGTACATTAGCCATAAGTGCTCAAGAAAAAAAGAAAAAAGAAGTTACGTTAGATTCTATTCAGAAACTGGATGAAGTAATTATTTCTACAACAGCCATTTTTGGGAACAAATATGTAGCAAAAAACAGAACAGGTTCTGCCTATTACCTGTCTCCTAAAGAATTACAAAAATTTGGTTTTACAGATGTAAACAGAGCGTTAAGAACAGTGCCTGGAGTGAGCATTTATGAAGAAGATGGTTTTGGTTTACGACCAAATATCAGCTTACGTGGTACTTCTCCAGAAAGAAGTTCTAAAATTACGTTGATGGAAGATGGTATTTTAATTGCACCTGCTCCTTACAGTGCTTCTTCTGCTTACTACTTCCCTACTATTGCAAGAATGGAAGCTGTAGAAGTTTTAAAAGGAAGTAGCCAAGTGCAATATGGACCTTTTACAACTGGTGGCGCTATTAATATGATTTCTTCTCAAATTCCGACTGAATTTGGTGGTCAAGTAAGAGCTAGTTTTGGTAGTTTTAATTCCAGCCAATTGCATGCTAAAGTTGGTGGAGGAAATGAAACTTTTGGCTATATGGTTGAGTATTTAAACTATGGTTCAGATGGATTTAAAACTTTGCCAAGTGGAAAAGACACAGGTTTTGATAAAAATGATGTTGTAGCCAAATTTGGAGTTAATTTATTCCCAAATGCGCGTGTAAAACAATCTTTAGAATTCAAATTTCAGTATTCAGATGAAGTTGGTAACGAAACCTATTTGGGATTAAGCGAAGCAGATTTTAACGAAAATCCATTTGCAAGATATGCTTCTTCAGATGCTGATAAAATGACTACAGATCATACACAATATGCTATTACACATAAAGCAGATTTTTCGAAAAACATTCGATTAACAACCACTGCATATCGTAATAATTTTGCTAGAAACTGGTACAAATTAAATGATGTTACTTTTAATGGCGATACACAATCTATTGCCAATATTTTAGAAAACCCAACTTCTTTACCAAATCATTTTAATATTGTAAACGGGAGTGTAAATTCAGGTGCAGATGCTATTGGAATCAAAGCAAACAATAGAAAATATTACTCACAAGGCATTCAATCAAAATTAGATTATCACTGGTATAAAGGAGATGCTTTTCATGATATTGAAGTTGGTTTTCGTTTTCATTATGATGAAGAAGATCGTTTTCAGTGGGTAGACAAATACAGCATTTCTGATGCAGGTGTTTTAGCTTTAACCACTGCTGGAGTTCCTGGAACAGATGCCAACAGAATTACAAGTGCTAATGCGTTTGCTTCTTTTATTACCTATAAACTAAAATACAATAATTGGACGTTTACACCTGGGGTTCGTTATGAAAACATCACTTTAAAAAGAGAAGATTTTGGTAAAAGTGATGTAAACAGAACTGGTGTAAATTTAGCAGAAAGAGAAAATTCAGTGGATGTTTTTATACCTGGAATGGGTACAAATTATAGATTTAATAACGACTTTTCTATTTTTGGAGGTATTCACAAAGGGTTTTCACCTCCTGGAAATCAGGAAGGTCAAGAACCAGAAGAAAGTATTAATTACGAGTTAGGAACGCGTTTTAACATTGCAGGAATTTCTGGAGAATTTGTAGGCTTCTTTAATGATTACTCAAACCTTTTAGGAAGCGATTTAGCTGCTACTGGTGGCACAGGTTCGTTAGATCAATTTAATGCTGGTGAAGTAAATGTAAACGGAATAGAATTGTTGTTGAATTATAATTTCGCAAAAGCGGATGCAAAAATTGCCTTGCCTTTGTCTTTTGGTTATACGTTTACCAATACAGAATTCCAAAATAGTTTTGGGAGCGATGATGGTTTGTGGGGAACTGTAACTGTGGGAGATGAATTGCCATACATTCCAAAACATCAATTTAATGTTGGGTTTTCTTTGGAACACACAGCTTTTGAAATCAATTTTAACGGACGTTACAATGGTGAGTTTAGAACACTCGCTGGTGCTGGAGCAATCCCAAACAACGAAAAAGTAGCCAGTAATTTTATTGTGGATGTTTCTGGGAAATACTATGTAACAAAACAACTACACCTTACTGCAAATATTATTAATTTGTTAGATGAAACCTATGCAGCTTCAAGAGTTCCTGCAGGTTTAAGACCTGGACATCCTTTTGGAATTTATGGTGGTTTGGAATTTAGATTTTAA
- a CDS encoding DUF2750 domain-containing protein encodes MHIKQLESVFKLESKERYGYLIRKIADFEQVFLITDKKGNFVTCGNKDELIIPIWSELEFAQELIKKEWKKCRIKKVELTDFIIWMDKLETENYLVGGFPNQKLNSIVVKPIEIKNHLIFECKQYE; translated from the coding sequence ATGCACATTAAACAATTAGAAAGTGTATTTAAACTTGAATCGAAAGAACGATATGGATATTTAATAAGAAAAATTGCCGATTTTGAACAAGTATTTTTAATTACGGACAAAAAAGGAAATTTTGTAACTTGTGGAAATAAAGACGAATTGATTATTCCAATTTGGTCCGAATTAGAATTCGCTCAAGAATTAATAAAAAAAGAATGGAAAAAATGTCGAATTAAAAAAGTTGAACTGACTGATTTTATTATTTGGATGGATAAGTTAGAAACGGAAAATTATCTTGTTGGCGGATTTCCAAATCAAAAACTTAATTCAATAGTTGTTAAACCAATCGAAATCAAGAATCATTTGAT